The Aquidulcibacter paucihalophilus genome has a window encoding:
- the aroB gene encoding 3-dehydroquinate synthase, translated as MNTVIPVSGDGFQPYDVVIGRGLLPDLGRRIAGLAKHRTVVVTDETVAALHGPAVLAALEAAGVRARLLTVPPGEASKSFAELERVIDRLLAFGLDRRDLIVALGGGVVGDLAGLAAALFMRGIDFVQVPTTLLAQVDSSVGGKTAIDTPRGKNLVGAFHQPRLVIADIDLLATLPSRQLRSGWAEVLKHGLICDAGFFDWLAGEGAVGATGDQAALTRAVERSVEIKSAIVGEDEKEAGRRALLNLGHTFGHAIEAELGFDETRITHGEAVALGCAMAFRFSAATGLCEGSVADRVEQVTAAAGLPARLADVGAFSAEALVKRMAGDKKAEGGRLTLILARSIGDAFVDKAVDPGVLADFLVTEGAT; from the coding sequence ATGAACACAGTCATTCCGGTCTCGGGCGACGGCTTTCAGCCTTATGACGTCGTTATCGGCCGCGGTCTGCTGCCCGATCTGGGCCGACGGATCGCCGGCCTCGCCAAACATCGGACGGTGGTCGTTACGGACGAGACCGTCGCCGCCCTGCACGGACCGGCGGTCCTGGCGGCGCTGGAGGCCGCGGGGGTCCGCGCCCGGCTGCTGACCGTGCCGCCGGGTGAGGCCTCGAAATCCTTCGCCGAGCTGGAGCGGGTGATCGATCGGCTGCTGGCCTTCGGTCTCGACCGGCGCGACCTGATCGTGGCACTCGGCGGCGGCGTGGTCGGTGACCTGGCGGGTCTGGCCGCGGCCCTGTTCATGCGTGGGATCGATTTCGTGCAGGTGCCCACGACCTTGCTGGCCCAGGTCGATTCCTCGGTCGGCGGCAAGACGGCGATCGATACGCCCCGCGGCAAGAATCTGGTCGGGGCCTTCCACCAGCCCCGGCTGGTGATTGCCGACATCGACCTGCTGGCGACCCTGCCGTCCCGCCAGCTGCGGTCCGGCTGGGCCGAGGTGCTGAAGCACGGCCTGATCTGCGACGCGGGCTTCTTCGACTGGCTGGCAGGCGAGGGGGCCGTGGGCGCGACCGGCGACCAGGCCGCCCTGACTCGTGCGGTCGAACGATCGGTCGAGATCAAGAGCGCCATCGTCGGCGAGGACGAGAAGGAGGCCGGGCGGCGCGCCCTGCTGAACCTCGGCCACACCTTCGGCCACGCTATCGAGGCCGAGCTGGGCTTCGACGAGACCAGGATCACCCACGGCGAGGCGGTGGCGCTGGGATGCGCCATGGCCTTCCGCTTTTCCGCGGCCACCGGCCTCTGCGAGGGAAGCGTGGCCGACCGGGTGGAACAGGTCACCGCCGCCGCCGGTCTGCCGGCCCGGCTGGCGGATGTCGGAGCCTTCTCCGCCGAGGCGCTGGTCAAGCGTATGGCGGGCGACAAGAAGGCGGAGGGTGGGCGTCTGACCCTGATCCTCGCCCGGTCGATCGGCGACGCCTTCGTCGACAAGGCCGTCGACCCCGGGGTCCTCGCGGACTTCCTGGTGACGGAAGGCGCGACGTGA
- a CDS encoding MliC family protein, with protein MKRLTATVIVVLTGLATAACGQEPAQAPTDGDSVRQRAQEAQTARRRTGAEAQDRALNRVIRTVYLCNNSERLSVDFDNPRQMATVRNSSGEAVDLYQERAADGIWYKASGYELRGKGVMATWTSDGRPPTDCRAVD; from the coding sequence ATGAAGCGCCTGACCGCCACCGTCATTGTCGTCCTGACCGGTCTCGCGACCGCCGCCTGCGGCCAGGAGCCGGCACAGGCGCCGACGGACGGTGATTCGGTGCGCCAACGGGCCCAGGAAGCCCAGACCGCACGGCGCCGCACCGGGGCGGAAGCCCAGGACCGCGCCCTGAACCGCGTCATCCGCACCGTCTATCTGTGCAACAACAGCGAACGCCTGTCGGTGGATTTCGACAACCCGCGCCAGATGGCGACCGTCCGCAACTCCAGCGGCGAGGCCGTGGACCTGTACCAGGAACGCGCCGCCGACGGCATCTGGTACAAGGCCTCGGGCTATGAGCTGCGCGGCAAGGGCGTGATGGCCACCTGGACTTCGGACGGCCGCCCGCCGACCGACTGCCGGGCCGTCGACTAG
- a CDS encoding shikimate kinase yields MSPVAIDDAPIPVHERTIALVGLMGVGKSTVGRRLAKRLGLPFADGDIEIESAAAMTVSEIFAQLGESEFRAGEARVLKRLLHAPRMVLATGGGAVLNPETRAELKARAVTVWMRADLETVASRVQRRDTRPLLRGRDPLEALKAMAEVRYPFYACADVVVDVASGAHGEAVEGIVRALEAYWTEAAV; encoded by the coding sequence ATGAGCCCCGTGGCGATCGATGACGCACCGATTCCCGTTCATGAGCGCACCATAGCCCTGGTCGGGCTGATGGGCGTGGGCAAATCGACGGTGGGGCGCCGGCTGGCCAAACGACTGGGTCTGCCCTTCGCGGACGGCGACATCGAAATCGAGTCGGCGGCGGCCATGACCGTGTCCGAAATCTTTGCCCAGCTCGGCGAGTCGGAATTCCGGGCCGGCGAGGCGCGGGTCCTGAAGCGGCTGCTGCACGCCCCGCGGATGGTCCTGGCGACGGGCGGCGGCGCGGTGCTCAATCCCGAAACCCGGGCCGAGCTGAAGGCGCGCGCCGTAACCGTCTGGATGCGGGCCGATCTCGAAACGGTGGCAAGCCGGGTGCAGCGTCGCGACACCCGGCCCTTGCTGCGGGGCCGCGATCCACTCGAGGCGCTGAAGGCCATGGCGGAGGTTCGCTATCCCTTCTACGCCTGTGCCGACGTCGTGGTGGACGTGGCCAGCGGGGCCCATGGCGAGGCCGTTGAGGGCATTGTGCGGGCGCTGGAAGCCTACTGGACCGAGGCGGCGGTATGA
- a CDS encoding GNAT family protein, with product MRLDTVPLENRFVRLEPLTAALEDEMRGALDCDAASWDVMVAAGYGPHFEGWWRSALKAMEQGTRIAWAVRRLSDGAIVGTTSLYEIKPEYRRCEIGSTFYRPEARGGAVNPSCKRLLLGHAFEGGAVRVEILTDAINPGSQAAIRKLGARDEGVLRKHKITFKGRIRDTAQFAVLDDDWPEVRARLEARLAAFG from the coding sequence ATGCGTCTGGACACCGTCCCACTCGAGAACCGCTTTGTCCGGCTTGAGCCTCTGACGGCCGCGCTGGAAGACGAGATGCGCGGCGCCCTCGATTGCGACGCGGCGTCCTGGGACGTCATGGTCGCCGCCGGCTACGGTCCGCATTTCGAGGGCTGGTGGCGCTCGGCGCTCAAGGCGATGGAGCAGGGGACCCGCATCGCCTGGGCGGTTCGTCGGTTGAGTGACGGTGCCATCGTCGGGACGACCAGCCTCTATGAGATCAAGCCGGAGTATCGTCGCTGCGAGATCGGCTCGACCTTCTACCGGCCCGAGGCGCGTGGCGGAGCGGTCAATCCGTCGTGCAAGCGGCTGCTGCTGGGCCATGCGTTCGAAGGCGGTGCGGTGCGGGTCGAGATTCTCACCGACGCGATCAACCCCGGTAGCCAGGCCGCGATCCGCAAGCTCGGGGCCCGCGACGAGGGCGTGCTGCGCAAGCACAAGATCACCTTCAAGGGCCGGATCCGGGATACCGCCCAGTTCGCGGTCCTCGACGACGACTGGCCCGAGGTCCGTGCGCGGCTGGAGGCGCGACTGGCGGCGTTCGGCTAG